From Psychroflexus torquis ATCC 700755, the proteins below share one genomic window:
- a CDS encoding NAD(P)-dependent oxidoreductase, translating into MKFGLIKERKTPPDRRVVFSPEKAKTVQNQYPYLEFKVESSNIRIFPDTAYEQQGLEITDDLSSCDVLLGVKEVPIEALIPKASYFFFSHTIKKQPYNRDLLKAVLEKNIELYDHEVITSPTGGRLIGFGRYAGLVGAYNGFRALGLRDGLFNLPKVEGLEDLKALQQELDTIKIPNLKICLSGLGKVAKGAKEILDYLQIKKVGIEQYLNTTFDEPVYTVIHVMDYNQRKDGKLGKTSDFFFDPTFYESTFMRFAQVTDFFIAGHFYGDHAPYLITREDAKRSDFKINLIADISCDIDGPVASTLRPSTIADPFYGYDPQTESEVAFDAEGAITVMAVDNLPCELPKDASEGFGDMFAKHVIPAFFNGDLDGVLERARMTKDGKLTPRYSYLQDFVDGKE; encoded by the coding sequence ATGAAATTTGGACTTATCAAAGAACGCAAAACGCCACCAGATCGTCGTGTGGTCTTCTCTCCTGAGAAAGCTAAAACAGTCCAAAATCAATATCCCTATCTGGAATTTAAAGTAGAATCTTCAAACATTCGTATTTTCCCAGACACTGCATATGAGCAGCAAGGTCTTGAAATTACGGACGACTTGTCCAGTTGTGATGTGCTTTTGGGAGTCAAAGAAGTTCCTATTGAGGCTTTAATTCCTAAGGCGTCCTATTTTTTCTTTTCTCATACTATCAAAAAACAACCTTACAACCGAGATTTACTCAAAGCCGTTTTAGAGAAAAACATAGAGCTTTACGATCATGAAGTGATTACCAGTCCCACAGGAGGACGTCTTATTGGCTTTGGTCGCTATGCAGGTCTGGTTGGGGCTTATAATGGTTTTCGGGCTTTAGGCTTACGCGATGGTCTTTTCAATTTACCTAAAGTAGAGGGTCTTGAAGACTTAAAAGCCCTTCAGCAAGAGTTGGACACTATTAAAATTCCAAACTTAAAGATTTGTCTGTCTGGTTTAGGGAAAGTCGCCAAAGGCGCCAAGGAAATTTTAGATTATCTTCAGATTAAAAAAGTAGGGATAGAGCAGTACCTCAATACAACTTTTGATGAACCAGTATACACCGTTATTCATGTGATGGACTATAACCAGCGCAAAGATGGCAAACTTGGAAAGACCTCAGATTTCTTTTTTGATCCTACGTTTTATGAGTCCACTTTTATGCGTTTTGCCCAAGTAACCGATTTTTTTATAGCAGGGCACTTTTACGGTGATCATGCTCCCTATTTAATAACACGAGAAGACGCTAAGCGATCTGACTTTAAGATCAATCTTATTGCAGATATCAGTTGTGATATTGATGGACCAGTGGCGTCCACTTTAAGACCTTCTACTATTGCCGATCCGTTTTATGGTTATGATCCACAAACCGAGTCGGAAGTCGCCTTCGATGCTGAAGGTGCAATTACTGTAATGGCAGTCGATAACCTACCCTGTGAGCTTCCTAAAGATGCTAGTGAAGGCTTTGGCGATATGTTTGCAAAACATGTGATTCCTGCGTTTTTTAATGGAGACCTTGATGGAGTATTGGAACGGGCTAGAATGACTAAGGATGGAAAGCTTACGCCTCGCTATAGCTATTTACAGGATTTCGTAGATGGAAAAGAATAA
- a CDS encoding M48 family metallopeptidase has protein sequence MRSINYGTQEIFFELQRSGRKTLAIEVHPDSSVHIIAPEDSSMQDIDKKVEKRASWIIKQQHYFEQFLPRTPERKYVSGETHYYLGKSYLLKVNLGSINQVKLKGGKLEVICKDEIKQETVKKLLAQWYYQHAERKFNILALEAYSRFKEYDFKMPKIEIRRMSKRWGSCNTVDKITINPEIIKASSKCIEYVLIHEMCHLVIPNHTKKFYNTLTAVMPTWGKWKDKLEHKLA, from the coding sequence ATGCGGAGTATAAATTACGGTACCCAAGAGATTTTCTTTGAATTACAAAGGTCTGGTCGTAAAACACTAGCAATAGAGGTGCATCCAGATAGTTCAGTACATATCATCGCACCTGAAGATAGTTCAATGCAAGACATCGACAAAAAAGTTGAAAAACGAGCGAGTTGGATTATTAAGCAACAACATTACTTCGAACAGTTTTTACCACGAACACCAGAACGCAAATACGTTTCCGGTGAGACACATTACTATTTAGGTAAATCTTATCTACTAAAGGTAAACTTAGGATCTATAAACCAAGTAAAGCTTAAAGGTGGTAAACTAGAAGTGATTTGTAAAGACGAAATAAAACAAGAAACGGTCAAAAAGCTTTTAGCACAATGGTATTACCAACACGCTGAAAGAAAATTCAACATACTTGCCTTGGAAGCTTATTCTAGATTTAAAGAATACGATTTCAAAATGCCAAAAATTGAAATTAGAAGAATGTCTAAACGGTGGGGTAGTTGTAATACGGTGGATAAAATCACAATAAATCCAGAAATTATCAAGGCATCATCAAAATGCATTGAATACGTTTTGATACATGAAATGTGTCATTTAGTTATTCCTAATCATACTAAAAAGTTCTATAATACCTTAACAGCTGTTATGCCTACTTGGGGAAAATGGAAAGATAAATTGGAACATAAGTTAGCTTAA
- a CDS encoding 4a-hydroxytetrahydrobiopterin dehydratase, whose translation MTPLSQKEVESHLESLEGWSYNEDAIHTTLEFNDFKDAFSAMTRIAFEAEAQQHHPNWFNVYNTLEISLSTHDAGGVTEKDFKMAKTIESIVSEN comes from the coding sequence ATGACACCATTATCCCAAAAAGAAGTTGAAAGCCATTTAGAATCATTAGAGGGTTGGTCTTACAACGAAGACGCCATTCATACCACACTAGAGTTTAATGATTTTAAAGACGCATTTTCTGCCATGACGAGAATTGCTTTTGAAGCTGAAGCTCAACAACACCATCCCAACTGGTTTAATGTTTACAACACCTTAGAAATCAGTTTATCGACTCATGATGCAGGTGGCGTTACTGAAAAAGATTTTAAAATGGCTAAAACTATAGAATCTATTGTTTCTGAAAACTAG
- a CDS encoding isocitrate lyase, producing the protein MKNLPQTNYSSALQTVRTLKEKYGESWNAIHPESVARMATQNRFKTGLDIAIYTAAIMRKDMAAYDADSSKFTQSLGCWHGFVAQQKMIAIKKHHKTTSKKYLYLSGWMVAALRSEFGPLPDQSMHEKTAVPALISEIYDFLRQADAIELNDLFKRLERGEDVQDQIDNFETHVVPIIADIDAGFGNEEATYLLTKKMIQAGACAIQIENQVSDAKQCGHQDGKVTVPHEDFIAKLNAIRYAFLELGVEDGIIVARTDSEGAGLTQKLPVSQEPGDLASQYLAFVEAEEIDVKEAKQDDVLLKRDGKLVRPLRLANGLYKFKEGSNIDRVVLDCITSLQNGADLLWIETPTPNVKQIAHMVNRIKEVVPTAKLVYNNSPSFNWTLNFRHQVYEEMLAEGENMTAYDRNNLMDSHYDATELCYRADEKIKTFQTDSARDAGIFHHLITLPTYHTTALHMNDLTKGYFSEEGMLAYVKGVQRQEIRNKVSCVKHQRMAGSDLGDDHKSFFAGDKAIKAGGGKNTSNQFEIDKKVEKRELVTDK; encoded by the coding sequence ATGAAAAATTTACCACAAACAAATTACAGCTCTGCATTACAGACTGTAAGAACCCTTAAAGAAAAGTACGGAGAGAGTTGGAACGCCATACATCCTGAAAGCGTAGCTAGAATGGCTACTCAGAATCGTTTTAAAACAGGTTTAGACATCGCCATATATACAGCAGCCATCATGAGAAAAGATATGGCAGCTTACGATGCAGATTCGTCTAAATTTACTCAATCTCTTGGTTGCTGGCATGGTTTTGTAGCGCAGCAAAAAATGATAGCTATTAAAAAGCATCACAAAACGACCAGTAAAAAGTATTTATATCTTTCTGGTTGGATGGTTGCTGCGTTACGTTCAGAATTTGGACCACTGCCAGATCAATCTATGCACGAAAAAACAGCAGTTCCAGCTTTGATAAGTGAAATTTATGACTTCTTACGCCAAGCCGATGCTATTGAGTTAAATGATTTATTTAAAAGACTTGAAAGAGGAGAAGATGTGCAAGATCAAATTGACAATTTTGAGACCCATGTAGTTCCTATTATAGCTGATATCGATGCTGGTTTTGGAAACGAAGAAGCAACCTACTTGTTAACCAAAAAAATGATTCAAGCTGGTGCTTGTGCTATTCAGATTGAAAATCAAGTTTCTGATGCCAAACAATGTGGTCATCAAGATGGAAAAGTAACTGTGCCTCATGAAGATTTTATTGCGAAGCTAAATGCGATTAGATACGCGTTTTTAGAATTAGGTGTAGAAGATGGAATTATAGTCGCTAGAACAGATTCTGAAGGAGCTGGTTTAACTCAAAAATTGCCCGTTAGTCAAGAACCCGGAGATTTAGCTTCTCAATATTTAGCCTTTGTAGAAGCCGAAGAAATTGATGTAAAAGAGGCCAAACAAGATGATGTCCTTCTTAAAAGGGATGGCAAATTAGTGAGACCTTTAAGACTAGCCAATGGGTTGTATAAATTTAAAGAGGGATCTAATATAGATAGAGTTGTATTAGATTGTATTACAAGTCTTCAAAACGGGGCAGATCTTTTATGGATTGAAACGCCAACTCCAAATGTGAAACAGATTGCACATATGGTAAACAGAATCAAAGAAGTGGTTCCTACGGCTAAATTGGTTTACAATAACTCGCCCTCTTTTAACTGGACATTAAACTTCCGTCATCAAGTCTATGAAGAAATGCTTGCAGAAGGTGAAAATATGACAGCTTATGATAGGAATAATCTAATGGATTCACACTATGATGCTACAGAATTATGCTATCGTGCAGATGAGAAAATTAAGACCTTCCAAACAGATAGTGCAAGAGATGCAGGGATTTTCCATCACCTAATTACTTTACCAACCTATCATACTACCGCTCTTCATATGAATGACTTAACCAAAGGATATTTTTCAGAAGAAGGCATGTTGGCTTATGTAAAAGGGGTACAGAGACAAGAAATCCGTAATAAGGTTTCTTGTGTTAAACATCAACGTATGGCAGGATCTGACTTAGGAGACGATCACAAAAGTTTTTTTGCTGGAGACAAAGCTATAAAAGCAGGAGGAGGAAAGAATACAAGTAATCAGTTTGAAATTGATAAAAAGGTTGAAAAAAGAGAACTTGTTACAGATAAATAA
- a CDS encoding sugar nucleotide-binding protein, translated as MLILGASGFLGNALFKELSPYYDVYGTFTRDHADLEKNKRMFQWDAETESVNLLLQELAPDLIITCIRGDFTAQTHAHFEIIAYLIKFQKKLIFLSSANVFDVFSNYPSYEYDKTLSESIYGRFKIKIENALFRIPNHLYNIVRLPMIYGHNSPRVKELKLLYDLKEPIEVFPNVVMNATTHDKFSQQVHYLINRDLEGVYHLGSQDLIHHKELVHDILKGLGLENPIFKNVYNSNQDRYIAIIPKTHILPKNLQITIEEVVENSTKLKS; from the coding sequence ATATTAATTCTCGGTGCTAGTGGTTTTCTAGGCAATGCCCTCTTCAAAGAATTGTCTCCTTATTATGATGTCTATGGCACTTTTACAAGAGACCATGCTGACTTAGAAAAAAACAAACGCATGTTCCAATGGGATGCTGAAACGGAATCCGTAAATCTATTGTTGCAGGAATTAGCTCCAGATCTTATTATTACTTGTATTAGAGGTGATTTTACAGCCCAAACTCACGCCCATTTTGAGATTATTGCTTATTTAATCAAGTTTCAGAAGAAGTTGATTTTTTTATCGTCTGCCAATGTTTTTGATGTGTTTAGCAACTACCCTTCCTATGAGTACGACAAAACTCTATCTGAAAGTATTTACGGCAGATTTAAAATAAAGATTGAAAATGCCTTATTCAGAATTCCTAATCACCTTTATAACATTGTAAGGTTACCTATGATATACGGTCATAATTCCCCACGGGTAAAAGAATTGAAGCTTTTATATGACTTAAAAGAACCTATTGAGGTATTTCCAAATGTGGTCATGAATGCTACCACTCACGATAAGTTTTCTCAACAAGTCCATTACCTTATCAATCGCGATCTTGAAGGCGTCTATCATCTTGGCAGTCAAGACCTTATTCATCATAAAGAATTAGTACATGATATTTTAAAAGGTTTAGGTTTGGAAAATCCAATTTTTAAAAATGTATATAACTCCAACCAAGACCGGTATATCGCCATTATTCCTAAAACGCATATCTTACCAAAAAATCTACAAATCACCATTGAAGAGGTCGTTGAAAATTCAACAAAGCTTAAGTCGTAA
- a CDS encoding NAD(P)H-dependent oxidoreductase — translation MIDALEWRYATKKFDNTKRIDSSKVEMLKKAFNLTPTSYGLQPLRLVVIKEQELKDKLFENSYNQIQVKSASHVLVICTENIVDEPFINHNFELQKEIRNTKDETVKSFREFLIKDFGKKSDQDIKKWAINQAYLALGNLLTICAAEKIDACPMEGFDSAAYDRILNLNEKGISSALVVPVGYRAEDDKFAGFQKVRRPQTETIIEY, via the coding sequence ATGATTGATGCCCTAGAATGGAGATATGCAACCAAAAAGTTTGATAATACCAAACGTATAGATTCCTCTAAAGTGGAAATGCTTAAAAAAGCTTTTAACTTAACGCCTACGTCTTACGGTTTGCAACCTTTAAGATTAGTAGTGATTAAAGAACAAGAACTTAAGGATAAACTTTTCGAGAATAGCTATAATCAAATTCAAGTAAAATCTGCCTCTCACGTTTTGGTAATATGTACCGAAAATATAGTTGATGAGCCATTTATCAACCATAATTTTGAACTGCAGAAAGAAATCCGAAATACAAAAGATGAGACCGTAAAATCTTTTCGAGAATTTTTGATCAAGGACTTTGGAAAAAAGTCTGATCAAGATATTAAAAAATGGGCGATTAATCAGGCGTATTTAGCCTTGGGTAATTTATTGACTATCTGTGCTGCAGAAAAGATTGATGCCTGTCCAATGGAAGGATTTGATAGTGCGGCTTACGATAGGATTTTAAACCTCAATGAAAAAGGTATTTCCTCAGCTCTAGTCGTACCCGTGGGTTACAGAGCAGAAGATGATAAATTTGCTGGTTTTCAAAAAGTAAGACGTCCTCAAACTGAAACGATTATTGAATACTAA
- a CDS encoding helix-turn-helix domain-containing protein, translating into MEEDYIKLIFGLKLKQIRTEKKLSLFGLSKLSGLSKSYLNEIENGKKYPKPDKIATLSEKLEVPYDQMVSLKLDKNLAPIGELLQSKIFKEIPLELFGIKESNLIDIVANAPVKVNAFISTIIEIAQHYNFSRESFFLASVRSFQEANNNYFDDLEQQALNFSKAYQVDLTKSLSSNDLEDILIEEYDYIINNRELSKYEALGNLRSVFVPKTKTLLLANGIDEGQRTFIYAKEIAYNYLEITDRLHTFPWIKFQSFEQVLNNFYASYFAGALMIPKNELTLTLETIFEKETFDETLFLKMLRGFNTSPESFYQRLTNILPKAFNIKNLFFLRFTHKAGSEEFHLNKELHLSHQHSPRANESNEHYCRRWVSLNVLKEISESKSSHEFDIQISNYPGHDTKYLVLSSATKDPFKHNQYRSISIGLLMNKQLERKLKFLEDPTIKKQEVGVTCERCAIIDCKVRQAPAVILDKVDRNKKIEVIVEELNAKFQS; encoded by the coding sequence ATGGAAGAAGATTATATCAAACTCATATTTGGCTTAAAGCTAAAGCAGATAAGGACTGAAAAGAAATTATCTTTATTCGGATTGTCTAAACTTTCTGGTTTATCAAAGTCTTATTTGAATGAAATTGAAAATGGAAAAAAATATCCTAAGCCAGATAAAATCGCTACACTTTCAGAGAAACTGGAAGTTCCTTATGACCAAATGGTTTCTTTAAAGTTGGATAAAAATTTGGCCCCTATAGGTGAATTGTTGCAGTCTAAAATATTTAAGGAAATACCTCTAGAGCTTTTTGGAATTAAGGAAAGTAATTTAATAGATATTGTAGCCAATGCACCTGTAAAAGTAAACGCATTTATAAGTACTATAATTGAAATTGCACAGCACTATAACTTTAGTAGAGAAAGTTTTTTTCTAGCCTCTGTACGTTCATTTCAAGAGGCAAATAATAATTATTTTGATGATTTAGAACAACAGGCCTTAAATTTTTCAAAAGCCTATCAAGTGGATTTAACAAAATCTCTCTCCTCCAATGATCTAGAAGACATATTAATTGAAGAGTATGACTACATTATTAACAATAGAGAATTAAGTAAATATGAAGCTTTAGGGAATTTGCGTTCTGTTTTTGTGCCTAAAACCAAAACCCTATTACTTGCCAATGGTATTGATGAAGGACAGCGAACGTTTATTTATGCTAAAGAAATCGCCTATAATTATTTAGAAATTACGGATAGGTTACACACTTTTCCATGGATTAAATTCCAGAGTTTTGAACAGGTGCTCAATAATTTTTATGCCTCCTATTTTGCTGGTGCACTTATGATTCCTAAAAATGAATTGACCTTAACCTTAGAGACCATTTTTGAAAAAGAAACTTTTGATGAAACTCTATTTCTTAAAATGTTGAGAGGTTTCAACACTTCACCAGAATCATTCTATCAACGTTTGACCAATATTTTGCCCAAAGCATTTAATATTAAGAATTTATTTTTTCTAAGGTTTACACATAAAGCAGGTTCTGAAGAATTTCACTTAAACAAAGAACTTCATTTATCACATCAGCACTCACCTCGGGCCAATGAAAGCAATGAGCATTATTGTAGACGTTGGGTCTCCTTGAACGTTTTAAAAGAAATTAGTGAAAGTAAAAGTTCTCATGAATTTGATATTCAAATTTCTAATTACCCAGGTCATGACACAAAATATTTAGTCCTCTCATCTGCAACTAAAGATCCTTTTAAACACAATCAATATAGAAGTATAAGTATTGGGTTACTAATGAATAAGCAATTGGAACGTAAGTTGAAATTTTTAGAAGATCCCACTATTAAAAAACAAGAGGTTGGCGTAACCTGTGAACGTTGTGCGATTATTGACTGCAAAGTGAGGCAAGCTCCAGCAGTAATTTTGGACAAAGTCGATAGAAATAAAAAAATAGAAGTAATCGTTGAAGAATTAAATGCCAAGTTTCAGAGTTAG
- the aceB gene encoding malate synthase A encodes MEHTHLKQPKLNFSKDVINYYPDILTDEALNFLTLLHEKFNSERLDLLNNRLEQQKLFDKGHFPEFPKETEAIRKGEWTAGNIPHDLQDRRVEITGPVDRKMIINALNSGTKTFMADLEDSTAPSWKNTIEGQQNLIDANDKTISLLDSKRGKSYNLNQETAVLMVRTRGLHLNERHIIINDQESSGSLTDFGLYVFHNVKTMLENGTAPYFYLPKLEHYLEARWWNKVFEFAQDYLDVPVGTFKATVLIETITASFQLDEIIFELKDHIVGLNCGRWDYIFSYIKKFRNHPNFVVPNRDQVTMTTPFMDAYSKLVIQRCHKRGILAIGGMAAQIPIKNDEKANTAALEKVRQDKEREVKNGHDGTWVAHPALVEVAMEEFNKHMPMPNQLHITRDDINITEKDLVELPKGTVTEAGIRKNINVGVLYTEAWLRGHGAVALYNLMEDAATAEISRTQVWQWLKNEVKLEDGRKFNMELYKDLFNDEVEKIKAEFGEEHMKNSKFELAFNVFDELVVSEKFVEFLTLLAYKHI; translated from the coding sequence ATGGAACACACACACTTAAAACAACCCAAATTAAATTTTTCAAAAGATGTAATTAATTATTATCCAGACATTCTTACAGATGAAGCGCTTAACTTTTTAACGTTGCTTCATGAAAAATTTAATTCAGAGCGATTAGACTTATTAAATAATCGCTTAGAACAACAAAAATTATTTGACAAAGGTCATTTTCCTGAATTCCCAAAAGAAACTGAAGCTATTCGAAAAGGGGAATGGACAGCTGGCAATATCCCGCACGATCTACAAGATAGGCGTGTGGAGATTACAGGTCCAGTAGACAGAAAAATGATAATAAATGCTTTAAATTCTGGAACTAAAACATTTATGGCAGATCTGGAAGACAGCACTGCACCTAGTTGGAAAAACACTATTGAAGGGCAACAAAATTTAATAGACGCTAATGATAAAACCATTTCATTGCTAGATTCAAAACGAGGTAAATCTTATAATTTGAATCAAGAAACAGCAGTTTTAATGGTAAGAACTCGGGGTTTACATTTAAACGAAAGACATATCATAATCAATGATCAAGAAAGTTCAGGAAGTTTAACTGATTTTGGCCTGTATGTATTTCATAACGTCAAAACAATGTTAGAAAATGGAACTGCGCCCTATTTCTACTTACCGAAATTAGAGCATTATTTAGAAGCGCGATGGTGGAATAAAGTGTTTGAATTTGCACAAGACTACCTCGATGTTCCTGTCGGAACATTTAAGGCAACTGTTTTAATAGAAACTATCACGGCAAGTTTTCAGTTAGACGAAATCATTTTTGAACTTAAAGATCACATCGTGGGTTTAAATTGTGGCCGTTGGGATTATATATTTTCATACATCAAAAAATTCAGAAACCATCCAAACTTTGTGGTGCCAAACCGTGATCAAGTGACTATGACAACCCCTTTTATGGATGCGTATTCTAAACTTGTGATTCAACGTTGTCATAAACGTGGTATCCTTGCGATAGGAGGGATGGCAGCTCAAATTCCAATTAAAAATGACGAAAAAGCCAATACTGCTGCTTTAGAAAAAGTTCGTCAAGATAAAGAGCGTGAAGTTAAAAATGGCCATGATGGGACATGGGTTGCACATCCTGCATTAGTTGAAGTCGCTATGGAGGAATTTAATAAACACATGCCAATGCCAAATCAATTACATATCACTCGTGACGACATCAACATTACAGAAAAAGATTTAGTTGAACTTCCTAAAGGCACTGTAACAGAAGCCGGAATTAGAAAAAACATTAATGTTGGGGTACTCTATACAGAAGCTTGGTTGCGAGGTCATGGCGCTGTCGCCCTCTATAATTTAATGGAAGATGCAGCGACCGCAGAAATTTCAAGAACTCAAGTCTGGCAGTGGTTAAAAAATGAAGTAAAACTCGAAGATGGTAGAAAATTTAATATGGAATTATATAAAGACTTATTTAACGATGAAGTCGAAAAAATTAAGGCTGAATTTGGTGAAGAACACATGAAGAACAGCAAGTTTGAATTGGCTTTCAATGTTTTTGATGAGTTAGTTGTTTCAGAAAAATTTGTAGAGTTTCTAACCCTCTTAGCGTATAAACACATTTAA